In Amycolatopsis coloradensis, one genomic interval encodes:
- a CDS encoding heme-degrading domain-containing protein produces the protein MSDDTLAVLTAQEERLVFRRFDNETALELGAHLLAAARDRALPVTVSVRRGGQRLFHAALPGTSADNDAWIDRKSRVVDRYGHSSFLVGEQFRAKDTTFEADSRLDPDLYAAHGGVFPVIVEGVGPVGTVGVSGLPQAEDHAFVVEQLELFLATRS, from the coding sequence ATGAGCGATGACACCCTGGCCGTCCTGACCGCGCAGGAGGAGCGCCTGGTCTTCCGCCGGTTCGACAACGAGACCGCGCTGGAGCTGGGCGCTCACCTGCTCGCGGCGGCACGGGACCGCGCACTCCCGGTGACGGTCTCCGTGCGCCGCGGCGGGCAGCGGCTGTTCCACGCGGCGTTGCCGGGCACCTCGGCCGACAACGACGCGTGGATCGACCGCAAGAGCCGCGTCGTCGACCGTTACGGGCACAGTTCGTTCCTCGTCGGTGAGCAGTTCCGCGCGAAGGACACGACGTTCGAAGCCGATTCCCGGCTCGACCCGGATCTCTACGCCGCGCACGGCGGCGTGTTCCCGGTGATCGTCGAGGGCGTGGGCCCGGTCGGCACCGTCGGCGTCTCGGGATTGCCGCAGGCCGAAGATCACGCGTTCGTCGTCGAGCAGCTGGAACTCTTCCTCGCCACGCGGTCCTGA
- a CDS encoding N-6 DNA methylase has translation MEEQATVTAADIARIAGVGRAAVSNWRRRYGDFPPPVGGTASSPFFSLVAVEKWLRERGKPVEISLGDRIWQRLRNLGDDLALGDRVGRVGSYLSRRHAWTFSPRYDDAELLELLDRFAAERGAREAYEFLCERYVEAHSRQLSVTAGPVAALMSRLIGPAPGVVLDPACGLGTLLLASGGTRLLGQVDDPATSCIAAHRLLLAGADMEMYGADALSMDSYEGVLADTVVCDPPFNEREWGYDELVGDPRWVYGQPPRGEPELAWVQHCLAHVKPGGLVAIRMPPAAAGRRTGRRIRGNLLRAGALRAVVTVGGADLWLLRRPEPGERPPSRVLLLADPSTVEEQWREHLRGAEVPGAVRIIDLLDEEIDLSPARYQDRDEHAGEAFLEVRRCFEAIRPELPSLAVSDEKPSFVTIGELLKSGVLTVPESVEEGDVVASPSVPAHVHSGETVAAEPTMSRYRTDPERLDAAFLAGCLRAAGQIAPTSSTRIDLKRTRIPRLPIEAQRAHGEAFTRLAAFEAALREAAESGLELVRLGLTGLTEGQLKPEN, from the coding sequence ATGGAGGAGCAAGCCACCGTCACCGCGGCGGACATCGCGCGGATCGCCGGCGTCGGCCGCGCCGCCGTCAGCAACTGGCGCCGACGTTACGGCGATTTTCCGCCGCCTGTCGGCGGGACGGCGTCGAGCCCCTTCTTTTCCCTGGTCGCCGTCGAAAAGTGGCTGCGTGAGCGGGGGAAGCCGGTCGAGATCTCGCTCGGGGACCGGATCTGGCAGCGGCTACGGAACCTCGGCGACGACCTGGCGCTCGGCGACCGGGTCGGCAGGGTGGGGTCGTACCTTTCGCGGCGGCATGCGTGGACCTTTTCGCCGCGTTACGACGACGCCGAGCTGCTCGAACTGCTGGACCGGTTCGCCGCCGAGCGAGGCGCGCGCGAGGCCTACGAGTTCCTGTGCGAACGCTACGTCGAGGCGCACTCCCGGCAGCTGTCCGTCACCGCGGGACCGGTGGCCGCGTTGATGTCCCGGCTCATCGGTCCCGCACCCGGCGTGGTGCTCGACCCCGCGTGCGGACTCGGGACGCTGCTGCTCGCCTCCGGCGGGACCCGGCTGCTCGGCCAGGTCGACGATCCGGCGACCTCGTGCATCGCGGCGCACCGGCTGCTGCTCGCGGGCGCGGACATGGAGATGTACGGGGCGGACGCCCTGTCGATGGACTCCTACGAGGGGGTTCTCGCGGACACCGTCGTCTGCGATCCGCCGTTCAACGAACGGGAATGGGGCTACGACGAACTCGTCGGCGACCCACGCTGGGTGTACGGCCAGCCGCCGCGCGGCGAGCCGGAACTGGCCTGGGTGCAGCACTGTCTCGCGCATGTGAAACCCGGCGGGCTGGTCGCGATCCGCATGCCGCCCGCCGCCGCCGGACGCCGCACCGGACGGCGGATCCGCGGGAATTTGCTGCGGGCCGGGGCTTTGCGTGCCGTGGTCACGGTCGGCGGGGCGGATCTCTGGCTGCTGCGGCGGCCGGAGCCCGGGGAGCGGCCGCCGTCCAGGGTGCTCCTGCTGGCCGATCCGTCCACTGTGGAGGAACAGTGGCGGGAGCACCTGCGCGGCGCCGAGGTGCCGGGCGCGGTGCGGATCATCGATCTGCTCGACGAGGAGATCGACCTTTCCCCCGCGCGGTACCAGGATCGGGACGAACACGCGGGCGAGGCCTTCCTCGAAGTCCGAAGGTGTTTCGAGGCGATCCGGCCGGAACTGCCGTCGCTGGCGGTCTCCGACGAGAAGCCCTCGTTCGTCACGATCGGCGAGCTGCTGAAGTCCGGCGTGCTCACCGTGCCGGAATCGGTGGAAGAAGGCGACGTCGTCGCGTCGCCCTCCGTGCCCGCTCATGTCCACAGTGGAGAGACGGTCGCGGCCGAGCCGACGATGTCGAGGTACCGCACCGATCCCGAACGGCTGGACGCCGCGTTCCTCGCCGGATGCCTGCGCGCGGCGGGGCAGATCGCCCCGACCTCCTCGACCAGGATCGACCTCAAGCGCACCCGGATCCCGCGCCTGCCGATCGAAGCGCAGCGCGCCCACGGGGAGGCGTTCACCCGGCTCGCCGCCTTCGAGGCCGCCTTGCGCGAGGCGGCGGAATCGGGCCTGGAACTGGTGAGGCTAGGCTTGACGGGACTGACTGAGGGCCAGCTCAAGCCGGAGAACTAG
- a CDS encoding endonuclease/exonuclease/phosphatase family protein, with amino-acid sequence MTTSRRAARRRALTAAVASGLVVSGVSAPAALAAPSADAVIAEVYGGGGNSGATLTNDFVELANRGTAAVSLDGFSVQYAPASGNSWQVTPLAGSVAPGARYLIAQAKGSGGTVALPSPDATGSLALSATAGTIALVQGTTALTCKTAADCAADTRIKDLVGFGAAAVIREGSAAPAPSNTASVARGTTLADTDDNAADFTSGAPTPTNGKGETPGETGPPPVDAKIHDIQGITRISPFKDRKVAGVTGVVTAIRSFGSARGFWITDTAPDADPRTSEGLFVFTGSTTPAVAVGDAVTAAGTVREFYPDAPATSPYQSLTELTSAQWTVQSSGNALPAPTVVSPDTVPDTVAPAPGGSIEPLPLEPAKYSLDFWETHESEIVSVSDARVVGPTSSYNELYVTTKPKQNPSVRGGAVYLDYDRLNTGVLKVASLIPFAQQPFPKVNTGDVLTGETSGPVEYSNFGGYTLFATKLGAAKDNGLQRESTRAQRSGELSVATYNVENLSAMDSAEKFGELAKAIAGNLAKPDILNLEEIQDNNGPANDGTVAADRTLQKFVDVIVAAGGPRYEWRQIDPENGKDGGQPGGNIRVGFLFNPARVSFVDRKGGDATTPVGVVKERGKTHLTVSPGRVEPGNEAWESSRKPLVGEFVFKGRTVFVIANHFNSKGGDQPAHGRNQPPVRSSEVQRAKQATVLRGFVDKLLTSDKNANIVVAGDINDYPFSPAVQTLTAGGALKDLIASLPENERYSYVFEGQSQVLDHILASKAPRGLDYDVVHLNAEFAKQASDHDPQVLRFRPSAGNPVQDAFYDLADYLEKVLGKL; translated from the coding sequence GTGACCACATCCCGACGTGCCGCCCGGAGACGGGCCCTGACCGCGGCCGTCGCCTCCGGCCTGGTCGTGAGCGGCGTCTCCGCTCCGGCCGCGCTCGCCGCGCCCAGCGCCGACGCCGTGATCGCCGAGGTCTACGGCGGTGGCGGCAATTCGGGCGCCACGCTGACCAACGATTTCGTCGAACTCGCCAACCGCGGCACGGCCGCCGTGAGCCTCGACGGCTTCAGCGTCCAGTACGCGCCCGCGTCGGGGAACAGCTGGCAGGTAACGCCGCTGGCCGGCAGTGTCGCGCCGGGTGCGCGGTACCTCATCGCGCAGGCGAAGGGCTCGGGCGGCACGGTCGCGTTGCCGTCACCGGACGCCACCGGTTCGCTCGCCCTGTCCGCGACCGCGGGCACCATCGCGCTCGTCCAGGGCACCACGGCGCTGACCTGCAAGACGGCCGCCGACTGCGCGGCCGACACCCGGATCAAGGATCTGGTCGGCTTCGGCGCCGCCGCCGTCATCCGCGAGGGTTCCGCGGCGCCGGCGCCGTCCAACACCGCCTCCGTCGCCAGGGGCACGACGCTCGCGGACACCGACGACAACGCCGCGGACTTCACCTCAGGCGCGCCCACCCCGACCAACGGCAAGGGTGAGACGCCGGGCGAGACCGGTCCGCCGCCGGTCGACGCCAAGATCCACGACATCCAGGGCATCACCCGGATCTCGCCGTTCAAGGACCGGAAGGTCGCCGGGGTCACCGGCGTCGTCACCGCGATCCGGAGTTTTGGTTCGGCGCGCGGGTTCTGGATCACCGACACCGCGCCCGACGCCGACCCGCGCACCAGCGAGGGCCTGTTCGTCTTCACCGGCTCGACCACGCCCGCCGTGGCCGTCGGCGACGCGGTGACCGCCGCGGGCACCGTCCGCGAGTTCTACCCGGACGCTCCCGCGACCTCGCCGTACCAGTCGCTCACCGAGCTGACCAGTGCACAATGGACGGTCCAGTCGAGCGGGAACGCCCTGCCCGCCCCGACCGTCGTCTCGCCCGACACGGTCCCGGACACCGTCGCCCCCGCTCCAGGCGGCAGCATCGAGCCGTTGCCGCTGGAGCCCGCGAAGTACTCGCTGGACTTCTGGGAGACGCACGAGAGCGAGATCGTCAGCGTCTCCGACGCGCGCGTCGTCGGCCCGACGTCGTCGTACAACGAGCTTTACGTGACCACCAAGCCGAAGCAGAACCCCAGCGTCCGCGGCGGCGCGGTGTACCTGGACTACGACCGGCTCAACACCGGCGTGCTCAAGGTCGCGTCGCTGATCCCGTTCGCCCAGCAGCCGTTCCCGAAGGTCAACACCGGCGACGTGCTCACCGGCGAGACCTCCGGCCCGGTCGAGTACAGCAACTTCGGCGGCTACACGCTGTTCGCGACGAAGCTGGGCGCCGCCAAGGACAACGGGTTGCAGCGCGAGAGCACCCGTGCGCAGCGCAGTGGTGAGCTTTCCGTGGCGACCTACAACGTCGAGAATCTGTCCGCTATGGACAGTGCGGAGAAGTTCGGCGAGCTGGCCAAGGCCATCGCCGGCAACCTGGCGAAGCCGGACATCCTGAACCTGGAGGAGATCCAGGACAACAACGGGCCGGCGAACGACGGCACCGTCGCCGCGGACCGGACGTTGCAGAAGTTCGTCGACGTGATCGTCGCCGCCGGCGGCCCGCGTTACGAGTGGCGTCAGATCGACCCGGAGAACGGCAAGGACGGCGGCCAGCCGGGCGGCAACATCCGCGTCGGCTTCCTGTTCAACCCGGCGCGGGTGTCCTTTGTGGACCGCAAGGGCGGCGACGCGACCACTCCGGTCGGCGTGGTCAAGGAGCGCGGCAAGACCCACCTCACCGTCTCGCCCGGCCGCGTCGAGCCCGGGAACGAGGCGTGGGAATCCAGCCGCAAGCCGCTGGTCGGCGAGTTCGTCTTCAAGGGCCGCACCGTGTTCGTCATCGCGAACCACTTCAACTCCAAGGGTGGCGACCAGCCGGCCCACGGCCGCAACCAGCCGCCGGTCCGGAGTTCCGAGGTGCAGCGGGCCAAGCAGGCGACCGTGCTCCGCGGCTTCGTCGACAAGCTGCTCACGTCGGACAAGAACGCGAACATCGTGGTCGCCGGTGACATCAACGACTACCCGTTCTCGCCCGCCGTGCAGACGCTGACCGCCGGTGGCGCGCTGAAGGACCTCATCGCGTCGCTGCCCGAGAACGAGCGGTACAGCTACGTTTTCGAGGGGCAGTCGCAGGTGCTGGACCACATCCTGGCGTCGAAGGCGCCGCGCGGGCTCGACTACGACGTCGTCCACCTGAACGCGGAGTTCGCGAAGCAGGCTAGCGACCACGACCCGCAGGTGCTGCGGTTCCGGCCGAGTGCCGGCAACCCGGTCCAGGACGCGTTTTACGACTTGGCGGACTACCTGGAGAAGGTGCTCGGCAAGCTGTAG
- a CDS encoding FtsK/SpoIIIE domain-containing protein produces the protein MGSKASEQRNRVVTALERVRHQIGLVLGAAAGARQAAEAELAKLELEQHIVRVGMNNSTSEQHAEWSRHPAANEVFGLLGSVRGQFYADWEAGPNALRELVAHNAPGPASQPPGNWLGRVGGNPGITAPGLWRVGSATVSGKDVPRTFDVAVPLLDESHLSITSAPKTRAAVDGIVQNLLMRILSTFEPGAVRVHLWDVGQLTAILPDLYPLSRTSALTLYDPGRLEDLLDELAGHIRRIHATGMQAGHTSLREIRRASGQRVEPFRVAVLYGNGETLEPERARELKRVATGALAAGICLILIDVPTMLSTSVESLSLHDERRAKSSMTGPDLVVDLDPPMPSGQVIRAAGRIAEALIAKQGGPRAFTDLLPTELGKESSARELRAPVGFFEGEPVEVVIGDASPHVLIGGPSGSGKTNFLYSLLGSLAARYSPDELALYLLDFKEGVSFAGLAPGRRDASWLPHAKLIGVNVNTDREFGLALLRFLADELRRRSAAAKLHEVTNLADLREQDPGGHWPRIVAVIDEFQYLFAGRDGVTATATQLLEDIARRGRSQGIHLVLASQDVAGIEAFWGKPAVFEQCTLRIAMPKARRVLAETNNAAVSAPKWHAVINHDSGVAHGNQLAHVPDASTKDVFNKLQHRLWEQYAESFKRPRLFDGAHSPVLEQFPAFADLKPTDRPRALLGQSIDVDEAACGVELPKAPGRNVAVLGAATAEALSIMDSAARSLARQYHCGSVEFVLSCPIEASVPAVAELAERLRAEGHQATLVDDLPARVIDIAENLSSLDKAQVLLLYGVDASIPALEAKAPGQLKSGLDQLRVLLKQGPTHGVHTIGWWRSIARLKDTLGFAGTDDIGTWAALDVQGNELSPFAAGQVVHWSPRPGRALFFDRTTHGAPEVIIPFQRPEGLLDG, from the coding sequence ATGGGCAGCAAAGCGAGTGAACAGCGCAACCGCGTCGTTACGGCGCTGGAGCGGGTCCGGCACCAGATCGGCCTCGTCCTCGGCGCCGCCGCCGGTGCCCGCCAGGCCGCCGAGGCGGAGCTGGCCAAACTGGAACTGGAACAGCACATAGTCCGGGTGGGGATGAACAACTCCACCTCGGAGCAGCACGCCGAATGGTCCCGGCATCCCGCCGCGAACGAGGTGTTCGGCCTGCTCGGCAGCGTGCGCGGCCAGTTCTACGCGGACTGGGAAGCGGGCCCGAACGCCCTGCGCGAACTCGTCGCGCACAACGCGCCGGGGCCCGCGAGCCAGCCGCCGGGCAACTGGCTCGGCCGCGTCGGCGGGAACCCCGGCATCACCGCGCCGGGACTGTGGCGCGTCGGCTCGGCGACCGTTTCGGGCAAGGACGTCCCGCGCACGTTCGACGTCGCGGTTCCCCTGCTCGACGAGTCGCACCTGTCCATCACGTCGGCGCCCAAGACCAGGGCCGCGGTGGACGGCATCGTGCAGAACCTGCTGATGCGGATCCTGAGCACGTTCGAACCCGGCGCGGTGCGCGTCCACCTGTGGGATGTCGGGCAGCTGACCGCGATCCTTCCCGACCTGTACCCGCTGAGCCGCACGAGCGCGCTCACGCTGTACGACCCGGGACGGCTCGAAGACCTCCTCGACGAGCTGGCGGGCCACATCCGCCGCATCCACGCGACCGGGATGCAGGCGGGGCACACGTCGCTGAGGGAGATCCGGCGGGCGAGCGGCCAGCGCGTCGAACCGTTCCGCGTCGCGGTGCTGTACGGCAACGGCGAGACCCTCGAACCGGAGCGCGCCCGCGAACTGAAACGAGTCGCCACCGGGGCGCTCGCGGCCGGGATCTGCCTGATCCTGATCGACGTGCCGACCATGCTGTCGACGTCGGTCGAATCGCTGAGCCTGCACGACGAGCGGCGCGCGAAGAGCAGCATGACCGGCCCCGACCTGGTCGTCGACCTCGACCCGCCGATGCCGTCCGGGCAGGTCATCCGCGCCGCCGGGCGGATCGCCGAGGCGCTGATCGCCAAACAGGGCGGGCCCCGCGCGTTCACCGACCTCCTGCCGACCGAGCTGGGCAAGGAGAGCTCGGCGCGCGAGCTGCGGGCACCGGTCGGGTTCTTCGAGGGCGAGCCGGTGGAGGTCGTCATCGGTGACGCCAGCCCGCACGTGCTCATCGGCGGTCCGAGCGGTTCGGGTAAGACGAACTTCCTGTACTCGCTGCTCGGCAGCCTCGCGGCCAGGTACTCGCCGGACGAGCTCGCGCTGTACCTGCTGGACTTCAAGGAGGGCGTGTCGTTCGCCGGACTCGCGCCGGGGCGGCGGGACGCCAGCTGGCTGCCGCACGCCAAGCTCATCGGGGTCAACGTCAACACCGACCGCGAGTTCGGCCTGGCGCTGCTGCGGTTCCTCGCCGACGAGCTGCGCCGCCGGTCCGCCGCGGCGAAACTGCACGAGGTCACCAACCTCGCGGACCTGCGCGAACAGGACCCCGGCGGGCACTGGCCGCGGATCGTCGCGGTGATCGACGAATTCCAGTACCTGTTCGCCGGCCGCGACGGCGTGACGGCGACCGCGACCCAGCTGCTGGAGGACATCGCGCGGCGAGGCCGGTCTCAGGGCATCCACCTGGTGCTGGCGAGCCAGGACGTCGCCGGGATCGAGGCCTTCTGGGGCAAACCGGCGGTGTTCGAGCAGTGCACGCTGCGGATCGCGATGCCGAAGGCGCGGCGCGTGCTGGCCGAGACCAACAACGCGGCCGTCTCCGCGCCGAAGTGGCACGCGGTGATCAACCACGATTCCGGGGTGGCGCACGGGAACCAGCTCGCCCACGTACCGGACGCGAGCACCAAGGACGTCTTCAACAAACTGCAGCACCGGCTCTGGGAGCAGTACGCGGAGTCGTTCAAGCGGCCCCGGCTGTTCGACGGGGCGCATTCCCCTGTGCTGGAACAGTTCCCGGCGTTCGCCGACCTGAAGCCGACGGATCGGCCGCGGGCGCTGCTCGGCCAGTCCATCGACGTCGACGAGGCCGCCTGCGGGGTCGAGCTGCCGAAGGCACCGGGACGCAACGTCGCCGTCCTCGGCGCGGCCACCGCGGAAGCACTGTCCATCATGGACTCCGCCGCTCGATCGCTGGCTCGCCAGTATCACTGCGGGTCGGTGGAGTTCGTGCTCTCGTGCCCCATCGAAGCGTCCGTCCCCGCGGTGGCCGAACTCGCCGAGCGGCTGCGCGCGGAGGGACACCAGGCCACCCTTGTCGACGATTTACCCGCCCGGGTAATCGATATCGCGGAAAATCTGTCCTCTTTGGACAAAGCTCAGGTTCTGCTGCTGTACGGCGTCGACGCGTCGATCCCCGCGCTGGAGGCGAAGGCACCCGGACAGCTCAAGAGCGGTCTGGATCAGCTGCGGGTGCTGCTGAAGCAGGGCCCGACACACGGCGTTCACACCATCGGCTGGTGGCGCAGCATCGCCCGGCTGAAGGACACTCTCGGTTTCGCGGGCACGGACGACATCGGGACCTGGGCGGCGTTGGACGTCCAGGGCAACGAACTGTCGCCGTTCGCCGCCGGCCAGGTCGTGCACTGGTCACCGCGACCGGGCCGGGCGCTGTTCTTCGACCGCACCACCCACGGCGCCCCCGAGGTGATCATCCCGTTCCAGCGTCCGGAAGGGCTTCTCGATGGATGA
- a CDS encoding dihydrodipicolinate synthase family protein, with product MPVTSSTRFDERKRRLSGVVAIPVTPFDADGAVDPDAYAKLVDRVIDGGVGVVTPNGNTGEFYALDEAETRHCLELTVKAAAGRASVVAGVGHDVRTAIGAARHAGEAGADLIMIHQPVHPYVSAEGWVEYHRAIAAAVPELGVVPYVRDPRIEGERLAKLADAAENVIGVKYAVPDPARFAAVARDAGIDRFTWIAGLAELSAPGYFAVGATGFTSGLVNVAPSLSLEMFRALRDGDFRGAMVRWERVRPFEESRAADGNANNVSVVKEALAQLGLCRPDVRPPSRALTGAERELVSATLAGWGLF from the coding sequence ATGCCAGTGACCTCCTCTACTCGCTTCGACGAGCGAAAACGGCGGCTGTCCGGGGTCGTGGCCATCCCGGTGACCCCGTTCGACGCCGACGGCGCCGTGGATCCGGACGCCTACGCGAAACTGGTGGACCGGGTGATCGACGGCGGGGTCGGCGTCGTGACACCGAACGGGAACACCGGCGAGTTCTACGCGCTGGACGAGGCCGAGACCCGGCACTGTCTCGAACTGACGGTCAAGGCCGCGGCGGGCCGGGCGAGCGTGGTCGCCGGGGTCGGGCACGACGTCCGGACGGCGATCGGCGCGGCGCGGCACGCCGGGGAAGCGGGCGCGGATCTGATCATGATCCATCAGCCGGTGCATCCGTACGTCTCCGCGGAGGGCTGGGTCGAGTACCACCGCGCCATCGCGGCGGCGGTTCCGGAGCTGGGTGTCGTGCCGTACGTGCGTGACCCGCGGATCGAAGGCGAGCGGCTGGCCAAGCTCGCCGACGCCGCGGAAAACGTCATCGGGGTGAAGTACGCGGTGCCGGATCCGGCGCGGTTCGCCGCGGTGGCACGGGACGCGGGAATCGATCGCTTCACGTGGATCGCCGGGCTGGCGGAGCTGTCGGCGCCGGGCTACTTCGCCGTCGGCGCGACCGGGTTCACGTCGGGCTTGGTGAACGTCGCGCCGTCGCTCTCGCTGGAGATGTTCCGCGCGCTGCGCGACGGGGACTTCCGCGGCGCGATGGTTCGCTGGGAACGCGTCCGTCCGTTCGAGGAGTCACGGGCCGCGGACGGTAACGCCAACAACGTGAGCGTGGTGAAGGAAGCTTTGGCACAGCTGGGTTTGTGCCGCCCCGACGTCCGCCCGCCGAGCCGAGCGCTGACCGGCGCGGAACGGGAGCTGG
- a CDS encoding PP2C family protein-serine/threonine phosphatase, translated as MRYTLRYAAGSDVGRRRQVNQDSVYASTRMLAVADGIGGQPHGEVASAEAVGVLSRLDKDLRGFDLADVDLVEVLSGGLRAIDDRLAATAEQEPETRGMGTTLTTVLFDGSHFTAAHIGDSKGYLLRGGTLQRFTRDHTLAQALADDGRIDPSEVEGHPRGSLLMKALLSTGSGEADIWTFDAAPGDRLLLCSDGLTATVVETVIKDVLGAFQDPAETVPRLIDLANEGGGPDNITCVVADVVDTTVPAPT; from the coding sequence ATGAGGTACACCCTTCGGTACGCCGCCGGCTCGGACGTCGGACGGCGGCGCCAGGTCAACCAGGACTCGGTCTACGCCAGCACCAGGATGCTGGCCGTCGCCGACGGCATCGGCGGCCAGCCGCACGGCGAGGTGGCCAGCGCCGAGGCGGTGGGTGTCCTGTCCCGGCTCGACAAGGACCTCCGCGGCTTCGACCTCGCGGACGTCGACCTGGTCGAGGTACTCTCCGGCGGCCTTCGAGCCATCGACGACCGGCTCGCCGCGACGGCAGAGCAGGAGCCCGAGACGCGGGGCATGGGCACCACCCTGACGACAGTGCTGTTCGACGGCTCTCACTTCACCGCCGCCCACATCGGCGACTCGAAGGGCTACCTCCTCCGCGGCGGCACGCTTCAGCGCTTCACCCGCGATCACACGCTCGCGCAGGCCCTCGCGGACGACGGGCGCATCGACCCGTCGGAGGTCGAGGGACACCCTCGCGGCTCGCTGTTGATGAAGGCGCTCTTGAGCACCGGCAGCGGCGAAGCGGACATCTGGACCTTCGACGCCGCGCCCGGAGACCGTCTCCTGCTGTGCTCGGACGGGTTAACGGCAACGGTTGTCGAAACCGTTATCAAGGACGTCCTGGGGGCCTTCCAAGATCCCGCCGAGACCGTCCCGAGGCTGATCGACCTGGCCAACGAAGGCGGCGGACCGGACAACATCACCTGCGTCGTGGCCGACGTTGTCGACACCACCGTCCCCGCGCCCACTTGA
- a CDS encoding BNR-4 repeat-containing protein, whose product MRRLLCALIAAGLVIPVPLAAAEPPEKAAFEVMTPASTVASRTDRRPNAGGIFDPVARKTFISWSGKAADTYVQAYDHRTGVWTAPKKIADGESDPHNYPTMLLAGDGHLLIFRGMHNTRTVISRAPLAHSLDGTWTDVEVPEGDAASYPMPVKTVDGTLFLFYRETTKELDPTADSDFRPMKYLVSRDHGKTWKNSVRLTGKRWAFGSRGRADHMDEIYVGQLRYLPSSGRIQFVYTLAGGGPSQHKHDAYHRNVYHLSFDVRTLRFFSAAGHDLGTQVDDAEQERYLKVAETPLELPGGLKSPDYILQVGTQRDGKPFVTWFQFDAAGSPRDFAAAWNGRNWEVREVANGLRLREIEQLNGGTWRVYGTRDGKPGIETFLLENGRVWRPETVITTPKPVQRVEVITGFRDPARILATGASSARDVSVADGDIYVAGVPRK is encoded by the coding sequence ATGCGCAGACTGCTTTGCGCGCTCATCGCGGCCGGTCTCGTGATCCCGGTTCCCCTGGCGGCCGCCGAACCACCGGAGAAGGCCGCGTTCGAGGTGATGACCCCGGCGAGCACGGTCGCGTCGCGCACCGACCGGCGGCCGAACGCGGGCGGGATCTTCGACCCGGTCGCGCGCAAGACCTTCATCTCGTGGTCCGGCAAGGCCGCGGACACCTACGTCCAGGCCTACGACCACCGGACCGGCGTCTGGACGGCGCCGAAGAAGATCGCCGACGGCGAGTCCGATCCGCACAACTACCCCACGATGCTGCTGGCCGGCGACGGGCATCTGCTGATCTTCCGCGGCATGCACAACACGCGGACCGTGATCAGCCGCGCACCGCTCGCCCATTCTCTCGACGGCACCTGGACCGACGTCGAGGTCCCGGAGGGGGACGCGGCGAGCTATCCGATGCCGGTGAAGACCGTCGACGGCACGCTGTTCCTGTTCTACCGCGAGACCACGAAGGAACTGGATCCGACGGCGGACTCCGACTTCCGCCCGATGAAGTACCTCGTTTCCCGCGACCACGGGAAGACGTGGAAGAACTCCGTGCGGTTGACCGGGAAGCGGTGGGCGTTCGGCTCGCGGGGCCGGGCCGACCACATGGACGAGATCTATGTCGGGCAGCTGCGGTACCTGCCGTCGAGCGGGCGGATCCAGTTCGTCTACACGCTCGCGGGCGGCGGGCCGTCGCAGCACAAGCACGACGCCTACCACCGGAACGTCTACCACCTGTCGTTCGACGTCCGCACCCTGCGCTTCTTCTCCGCCGCGGGCCACGACCTCGGCACGCAGGTCGACGACGCCGAACAGGAGCGGTATCTCAAGGTCGCCGAAACGCCACTCGAACTCCCCGGCGGGCTCAAGTCGCCGGACTACATCCTGCAGGTCGGCACCCAGCGCGACGGCAAACCGTTCGTCACGTGGTTCCAGTTCGACGCCGCGGGCTCGCCGCGCGATTTCGCGGCCGCGTGGAACGGCCGGAACTGGGAGGTGCGAGAGGTCGCGAACGGGCTCCGATTGCGGGAGATCGAACAGCTCAATGGCGGCACTTGGCGCGTTTACGGAACCCGCGACGGAAAACCGGGCATTGAAACGTTCCTGCTCGAGAACGGACGCGTCTGGCGACCGGAAACGGTGATCACCACACCGAAACCGGTCCAGCGCGTCGAAGTGATCACCGGTTTCCGGGACCCGGCCCGCATTCTGGCGACCGGCGCGTCCAGTGCCCGTGACGTCTCCGTGGCCGACGGTGACATTTATGTCGCGGGAGTCCCGCGCAAATAG